A window of Infirmifilum lucidum contains these coding sequences:
- a CDS encoding sugar phosphate isomerase/epimerase family protein, translated as MFKLSIVYTPLKAKFEAVATGAPEVVIPLLAELGYNGVEFSLLDPSELLRLASIAHDYGLQVPAVGTGLNYLHLGLDLTGPDEETRRRALERILDFIAGAYRSEAGGVIIGLIRGRGEHYSTVEEALKVLENQLQAVCKSASEHGVRVFLEPLNRYETRLINTVSEGLDFIGRLDCGSVYLLLDTFHMNIEEPVIEDSIRAAGDRIGHFHVADSNRYAPGMGHLDFSSILAALHDTGYRGFVSAEVIVKPDFEAVAKLTLNTLRVAMRGLQNL; from the coding sequence ATGTTCAAGCTGTCGATCGTCTACACGCCTCTTAAGGCGAAATTCGAGGCTGTCGCTACAGGGGCGCCTGAAGTAGTGATACCTCTCCTGGCAGAGCTGGGCTATAATGGCGTGGAGTTCTCCTTACTCGACCCCTCAGAGCTACTTCGCCTCGCCAGTATTGCGCACGATTACGGCCTGCAGGTGCCGGCTGTCGGTACAGGGCTTAACTACCTGCACCTTGGCTTAGACCTCACGGGCCCGGACGAGGAGACGAGGAGGAGGGCGCTCGAGAGAATTCTGGACTTCATAGCTGGCGCGTACAGGTCAGAGGCCGGAGGAGTTATAATTGGCCTTATCAGGGGGCGTGGGGAACATTACAGTACTGTCGAAGAGGCTCTTAAAGTGCTCGAGAACCAGCTACAAGCTGTCTGTAAGAGCGCGTCTGAGCACGGCGTAAGGGTATTCCTCGAGCCTCTCAACCGCTATGAAACACGGCTTATAAACACGGTTTCGGAGGGTCTGGACTTCATCGGCAGGCTTGACTGCGGTAGCGTTTACCTCCTCTTGGACACATTCCACATGAACATAGAGGAGCCTGTAATCGAGGACTCCATACGCGCCGCCGGCGACAGGATAGGACACTTCCACGTAGCAGACAGTAACAGGTATGCACCCGGCATGGGCCACCTAGACTTCTCCTCAATACTTGCTGCACTCCACGACACAGGGTACCGCGGCTTTGTGTCAGCTGAAGTCATAGTAAAACCGGACTTCGAGGCAGTCGCGAAGCTAACGCTGAACACGCTACGGGTAGCGATGAGAGGATTGCAGAACTTGTAG
- the rimI gene encoding ribosomal protein S18-alanine N-acetyltransferase, translating into MEVTIREVRAEDLFYIVEIEEKVFRADAFGFNYVFYLYENCRDFFLVADYKGMLVGYVVSCVEGEEVHVHSVAVVEWFRGKGIGRRLMEETIRLARSRGLRRVRLEVKTGNTVAISLYEKLGFERKALLKNYYADGSDAYLYVLTLSSS; encoded by the coding sequence TTGGAGGTAACGATACGCGAGGTAAGAGCCGAAGACTTGTTCTACATAGTAGAGATAGAGGAAAAAGTTTTCAGAGCCGACGCATTCGGCTTTAACTACGTCTTTTACCTCTACGAGAACTGCCGAGACTTCTTCCTCGTGGCCGACTATAAGGGCATGCTTGTAGGGTATGTTGTTTCGTGCGTAGAAGGGGAAGAAGTACACGTGCACAGCGTAGCAGTAGTGGAGTGGTTTAGAGGCAAGGGGATTGGTAGGAGGCTAATGGAAGAGACGATCCGTCTTGCCAGATCGCGGGGCTTGAGGAGGGTCAGACTAGAAGTGAAGACAGGGAATACGGTAGCTATATCCCTATACGAGAAGCTGGGGTTCGAGCGTAAAGCTCTCCTAAAGAACTACTATGCAGACGGGAGCGACGCATACCTTTACGTGCTAACGCTCAGTAGCTCTTAG
- the iolN gene encoding 3-dehydro-scyllo-inosose hydrolase: MVEYESRFARPVYNKFGEKIYLDQMTMAELLERVKKNDIVFVPCGSVESHGLAQATGEDTLIGTYIAERVAFETGVTVAPPVFYGSHPSHHYGMPGTIPIKKEAYIDYVVSVVKWLSNAGFKKIILFNSHGQEYVLPIVKDKAIIEEGVKALILVTSWWAWVRDILRQGTELKPGIVLETPFIHADELEASVLWYVAPKLIDPSKLKESDAERMVGVIPDKWADKAGNVYGRPFGWYDISAYMEIHHYPKGSVGYPSKASQEKGEVVVETAIQRIVDFVEWLHKTYPPGTVPQVWPNPDDFKF, encoded by the coding sequence ATGGTTGAGTATGAGTCTCGTTTCGCGCGACCGGTTTACAACAAGTTCGGGGAGAAAATATACCTTGATCAAATGACAATGGCTGAATTGCTGGAGCGCGTGAAGAAGAACGACATTGTTTTCGTGCCCTGCGGCTCTGTGGAATCGCACGGGCTCGCGCAGGCTACCGGGGAGGACACGCTAATAGGGACGTATATCGCGGAGAGGGTAGCTTTTGAAACTGGAGTTACTGTAGCTCCACCAGTATTCTACGGGAGCCACCCTAGCCACCACTATGGGATGCCTGGTACAATCCCTATAAAGAAAGAGGCATACATCGACTACGTCGTCAGCGTTGTAAAGTGGCTAAGCAACGCAGGTTTCAAGAAAATAATACTGTTTAACAGTCACGGGCAGGAGTACGTCCTCCCCATAGTCAAGGATAAGGCTATAATAGAGGAGGGGGTTAAGGCACTTATACTCGTTACCAGCTGGTGGGCTTGGGTCAGAGACATACTCAGGCAAGGCACAGAGCTAAAGCCTGGAATAGTCCTGGAAACCCCCTTCATACATGCAGACGAGCTCGAAGCAAGTGTTCTCTGGTATGTAGCCCCCAAGCTTATTGACCCTAGTAAGCTCAAAGAGTCCGACGCTGAGAGAATGGTAGGCGTGATTCCGGACAAGTGGGCTGACAAGGCCGGAAACGTTTACGGCAGGCCGTTTGGGTGGTACGACATAAGCGCGTACATGGAGATACACCACTACCCGAAGGGCAGCGTCGGCTACCCGAGCAAGGCAAGCCAGGAGAAGGGAGAGGTTGTTGTGGAGACAGCTATTCAGCGCATAGTCGACTTCGTCGAATGGTTACACAAGACCTACCCGCCGGGAACTGTGCCCCAAGTCTGGCCCAACCCCGACGACTTCAAGTTCTAA
- the iolM gene encoding scyllo-inosose 3-dehydrogenase → MATMRAALVYANFAPRPGYKISQDELRTHKVREGSKVWRNPKLVLRTDYPVPEPKPDEILIRVKAVGICGSDIHFLETDEEGYIIYPGLTRFPVVIGHEFSGVVEKVGANVRGLKPGDMVTSEEMFWCGECDACRGIDFNHCIRLNDPADLEFGELGFTHDGAMADYVVVKAKYAWKINSLLERYGSEDRAFEAGSLVEPTSVAYHAMFTRAGGFKPGSYVVVWGAGPIGLAAIALAKAAGAGKIIAFEVSPVRRELAKKVGADYVFNPVELEKNGVQPWEKILEVTDGQGADFHVEAAGAPQYTLPQIQRSIAIDGKITWIGRAPKEVPIYLEVFQVRRGQLFGSQGHSGFRNFGNVIRLMAAGRIDMTQVITSKFKLDEVHKAFERAHQRIDGKITIKP, encoded by the coding sequence ATGGCAACTATGAGAGCGGCACTAGTATATGCGAACTTTGCCCCAAGACCCGGGTACAAGATAAGTCAGGATGAGCTCCGAACGCACAAAGTTCGCGAAGGCAGCAAAGTCTGGAGAAACCCGAAGCTAGTTCTTAGAACCGACTACCCAGTTCCAGAACCTAAGCCCGACGAAATTCTAATTAGAGTGAAAGCCGTGGGGATATGTGGTAGCGACATACACTTTCTCGAGACAGACGAAGAGGGCTATATCATATACCCTGGCTTAACAAGATTCCCAGTAGTAATAGGCCACGAGTTCAGCGGGGTCGTAGAGAAAGTCGGGGCAAACGTGAGGGGGCTGAAACCCGGTGACATGGTTACAAGCGAGGAGATGTTCTGGTGTGGGGAGTGTGACGCTTGTAGGGGGATAGACTTCAACCACTGCATTAGGCTGAATGACCCTGCGGATCTAGAGTTCGGGGAGCTCGGATTCACACACGATGGCGCTATGGCCGACTACGTGGTCGTGAAGGCTAAGTATGCTTGGAAGATAAACTCGCTCCTGGAGAGGTATGGCAGCGAGGACAGAGCGTTTGAAGCCGGTAGCCTCGTAGAGCCCACTTCTGTCGCCTACCATGCTATGTTCACAAGGGCAGGCGGCTTCAAGCCTGGGAGCTACGTCGTTGTCTGGGGTGCAGGCCCAATAGGACTGGCCGCGATCGCTCTAGCTAAGGCAGCAGGCGCGGGAAAGATAATAGCCTTCGAAGTCAGCCCAGTTAGGAGGGAACTAGCCAAGAAAGTGGGAGCCGATTATGTCTTTAACCCCGTTGAGCTAGAGAAGAATGGAGTTCAACCTTGGGAGAAGATCCTCGAGGTGACAGACGGCCAAGGAGCAGACTTCCACGTCGAGGCCGCAGGCGCCCCCCAGTACACTCTTCCGCAAATACAGAGGAGTATCGCTATCGATGGCAAGATAACCTGGATTGGTAGGGCGCCCAAAGAGGTTCCCATATACCTCGAAGTGTTCCAGGTGAGGAGGGGGCAACTCTTCGGGAGCCAGGGCCACTCCGGCTTCAGGAACTTCGGCAACGTTATCCGCCTGATGGCTGCGGGCAGGATTGACATGACTCAAGTCATAACTTCGAAGTTCAAGTTGGACGAGGTGCACAAGGCTTTCGAGAGGGCTCATCAGAGGATCGACGGTAAAATCACAATAAAGCCATAA
- a CDS encoding MBL fold metallo-hydrolase, which yields MTQSKIKIYFLGTSGSTFTGRDFPPCIYVEGFLFDCPAQCPQKLAERGLLGSLHTVLLTHLHMDHSLGIYDLAWHLGTVMSERRLRLYLPADGRETVSQGFKVLGGALSGKLLGFFEIIEVGDGFVDNGIKAVATQHSVPAVGYRLDIGDVSICYTGDTAPSEKVIEAFSGCSVLIHDSTYPPGYEELAVRDGHSTPRQAAEVARLAKAQLLVLVHLPYARLGDRVGEEFLRTAKEIFPKVVVPEPGYVLELGGASWR from the coding sequence ATGACGCAGAGTAAAATCAAGATATACTTTCTCGGGACTTCGGGGAGCACGTTCACTGGCAGAGATTTCCCCCCTTGCATCTACGTTGAGGGGTTCCTCTTCGACTGCCCTGCTCAGTGCCCCCAAAAGTTGGCTGAACGCGGCCTTCTAGGCTCACTTCATACAGTTCTGCTAACACACCTGCACATGGATCACTCCCTGGGAATTTACGATCTCGCGTGGCATCTCGGGACAGTAATGTCAGAAAGGAGGCTGAGGCTCTACCTCCCGGCAGATGGCAGGGAAACAGTCTCCCAAGGTTTCAAAGTTCTAGGCGGCGCGCTGTCCGGCAAACTACTGGGCTTCTTCGAGATAATAGAGGTCGGAGACGGCTTTGTAGACAACGGCATTAAAGCCGTGGCTACGCAACACTCAGTACCGGCAGTGGGCTATAGGCTGGATATCGGGGACGTCTCTATATGCTATACCGGGGATACTGCACCCTCAGAGAAAGTAATAGAGGCCTTTAGCGGCTGTAGCGTTCTCATACACGACTCTACTTACCCGCCGGGATACGAGGAACTAGCAGTGAGAGACGGCCACTCGACGCCCCGCCAGGCCGCGGAAGTCGCCAGGCTAGCAAAAGCGCAACTGCTAGTACTCGTACACCTCCCCTATGCACGCCTCGGCGACAGGGTAGGCGAGGAGTTCTTGAGGACGGCAAAAGAGATCTTCCCGAAGGTTGTCGTGCCGGAACCTGGCTATGTGCTCGAGCTAGGTGGCGCTTCTTGGAGGTAA